From a region of the Mytilus galloprovincialis chromosome 3, xbMytGall1.hap1.1, whole genome shotgun sequence genome:
- the LOC143068611 gene encoding uncharacterized protein LOC143068611, which translates to MTSCYNKIHHASTCVSLLRKRHLIRTPHSYHGHIHLAGYTRFRRFKISHGRFRYGGKYYKLSCSKRRFYSYWNRCYGRYHSVGRCFGYLRRKHLFSYYNAGYSSVGYGAGYSGGIIYDYGYYKSHHGFAIVNNRFTYGGIGYQLKCSRSRFYTLWGQCYHRYHSVGSCFGRLRRQHLFYRYGGITYDYGYYKSHHGFAIVNNRFTYGGIGYQLKCSRSRFYTLWGQCYHRYHSVGSCFGRLRRQHLFYRYGGDDYSVVDGDVYGSDYGSGPIFDYSYYNSHHGFAIRHHRFSYNGIAYKLKCSRSRFYRLWGQCYHRYHSVGTCFGRLRSHHLFYRYLGDTHAILNKHLYLHKKIANHHVSRIHNVAKTHVARISHVANKHVHNIQHQANKHVSRIANEARSHINRFKQMVDYHLKRLHKHTKYHLSAAEHQHKKHLNERQYQNNKHELNVRHLHKKHEYNLKKHAIAYAHGLVVSYNDYFTKYHGFKLDHHRFSYGGKAYQLTCGDKRFYNYWSDCYSHYHSRSVCFGKLRKRHLFDLYSDGYDDEDGYVPAGTSAY; encoded by the exons ATGACTTCCTGTTACAACAAGATACATCATGCAAGCACTTGCGTGTCTTTGTTGAGAAAACGACATCTTATTCGAACACCTCATTCATATCATGGTCATATACATCTGGCCGGGTACACACGTTTCCGAAGATTTAAGATTTCCCATGGGAGATTTAGATACGGAGGAAAAT ATTACAAACTGAGCTGCAGTAAGAGACGTTTCTACAGTTATTGGAACAGATGTTATGGCCGATACCATAGTGTTGGTAGATGTTTTGGATACCTAAGAAGAAAACATCTGTTTTCATATTATAATG CAGGTTACTCAAGTGTAGGGTACGGAGCTGGTTACAGCGGTGGAATTATATATGACTATGGTTATTACAAGAGCCATCATGGATTTGCAATTGTAAATAATAGATTTACATACGGCGGAATTG GATACCAACTGAAGTGCTCAAGAAGCCGATTTTACACACTATGGGGCCAATGCTATCACCGATACCATAGTGTAGGAAGCTGCTTTGGACGACTGAGACGACAACATCTATTCTATAGATACGGTGGAATTACATATGACTATGGTTATTACAAGAGCCATCATGGATTTGCAATTGTAAATAATAGATTTACATACGGCGGAATTG GATACCAACTGAAGTGCTCAAGAAGCCGATTTTACACACTATGGGGCCAATGCTATCACCGATACCATAGTGTAGGAAGCTGCTTTGGACGACTGAGACGACAACATCTATTCTATAGATACGGTGGAG ACGATTATTCCGTAGTTGATGGTGATGTCTATGGATCCGATTATGGTTCCGGGCCTATATTCGACTATAGTTATTACAATAGCCATCATGGATTCGCAATTAGACATCACAGATTTTCATATAACGGAATTG CATACAAACTGAAATGTAGCAGAAGCCGATTCTACAGGCTATGGGGTCAATGTTATCATCGTTATCATAGTGTAGGAACATGCTTTGGACGACTTAGAAGTCATCATCTCTTCTATAGATACCTGGGAG ACACTCATGCTATTCTGAACAAGCACCTGTATCTTCACAAAAAAATTGCCAATCACCACGTAAGCAGAATCCATAATGTAGCCAAGACTCATGTCGCAAGAATATCACACGTAGCAAACAAACATGTTCATAACATTCAACACCAGGCTAACAAGCACGTTAGCAGAATTGCAAACGAGGCTAGAAGTCACATAAATAGATTCAAACAAATGGTAGATTACCATCTTAAACGACTCCACAAGCACACCAAATACCATTTGTCAGCTGCTGAACATCAACATAAGAAGCATTTGAATGAACGCCAGTATCAGAACAACAAACATGAGTTAAACGTGAGACATCTCCACAAGAAACACGAATATAATCTCAAGAAACATGCAATCGCTTATGCTCATGGGCTTGTAGTAAGTTATAATGACTACTTTACTAAATATCATGGATTTAAACTGGATCATCACAGATTTTCATATGGTGGCAAAG cATACCAACTGACATGTGGAGATAAACGATTCTATAATTATTGGAGTGATTGCTATTCACATTATCATAGCAGAAGCGTATGCTTTGGAAAACTAAGGAAAAGGCACCTGTTTGATCTATACTCCGACG GATATGATGACGAGGATGGTTATGTACCAGCAGGAACATCAGCATACTAA